The Trichomycterus rosablanca isolate fTriRos1 chromosome 19, fTriRos1.hap1, whole genome shotgun sequence region TCACGTTTTTAACCAAATCTCGCGTGGTTACTTCATTTGCGGCCCTGCTCGCCTGCACTAGCAGCTGGTGTTTAGCTGTAATTCTATTCAGGTAAAATTTAATAATACACCTCttattaatgcatttaataTGTTACAGGCATGACATTTCGATTAATTATCACTACTCCGGGTTATTAGTAGCTGTTAGTGTGTAATGGTTGGTGTTGCTGGTGAGAGAAGTGGTTTGTTTTGGTGTGCTTGGTGTTCAGGCTTCAATGTTATGGTAAGTTGAAGGCCTGAGTAAACACTGGTTAGCACTATGCTCAGTTTATCACTCATAGTCATAaccttgtttattctttatctcTAATGCATGAAAACTTCTGTTTTTCTGTCATTTATTCGATTTAATAAACTGCCAAAAATATGtcggtgtaaaaaaaaaagcatgaaaaaatgcaaatgaagtcaaaagtttacatacactttccATGTGTATGTAATTACCATGGAATAATAATTGATCctaaattgtgtgtgtatacagtggggttaaaaaaaacactagtAAAAATGCATCCCAAATTGATTACATGTTTGCACATCATCTAATCAGAGTAATTTAAATGAcaagttaatttaaaaaaatggatATGAATATCAGACTTTTAAGTATTTGTTATGGCCATATTTACAGTAGGTGATTAATGActgtaatgtattaatttaaacaaGTCTCTAACAAGTAGATCAAATCCACTTGCTCAAAGTATTTTGATTATGTGCTTCAAAGGAAAGATCTAATAAAAGCTGACCCTTTGCACAAAGTAATTGACATGATCACTTTAAATAAGCACTACCAAAAACTCAGACGTTTTATGGATTTAACTTGAATTGTTTGGCAGgttatatgatttgtaatgaaaaacattacatttaaaagtaGATGCATGCTCACCTGTGGTctcactatatatacagtggggtcaaaaagtatttagtcagccactgattgtgcaagttctcctacttagaaagttgagagaggtctgtaattttcatcataggtacacttcaactatgagagacaaaatgagaaaaaaatccaggaaatcacattgtaggatttttaaagaatttattcgtaaatgatggtggaaaataagtatttggtcaataacaaacaagcaagatttctggctctcacagacctgtaacttcttctttaagaagctcttctgtcctccactcattacctgtattaatggcacctgtttgacctcgttatctgtataaaagacacctgtccacagcctcaaacagtcagactcaaaactcaaccatggccaagaccaaagagctgtcgaaggacaccaggaagaaaattgtagacctgcaccaggctgggaggagtgaatctacaataggcaagcaggttggtgtgaataaatcaactgtaggagcaattgtaagaaaatggaagacatacaagaccattgataatcccccttggggtcaagatctcatcctgtggggtcaaaatgatcatgagaacggtgagcaaaaatcccagaactacacggagggacctgatgaatgacctgcagagagctgggaccaaagtaacaaaggctaccatcagtatacacactacgccgagagggactcaaatcctgcagtgccaggcgtgtccccctgcttaagccagtacatgtccaggcccgtctgaagtttgccagagagcatatggatgatccagaagaggattgggagaatatcatgtggtcagatgaaaccaaaatggaactttttggtaaaaactcaactcgtcgtgtttggaggaagaagaaaaacccaagaacaccatacctactgtgaagcatgggggtggaaacatcatgctttggggctgtttttctgcaaaggggacaggacgactgatccgtgttaagggaagaatgaacggggccatgtatcgtgagattttaagccaaaaccgccttccatcagtgagagcattgaagatggaacgtggctgggtcttccagcatgacaatgatcccaaacacaccgctcgggcaacgaaggagtggctccgtaaaaagcatttcaaggtcctggagtggcctagccagtctccagacctcaaccccatagaaaatttacATGGAGCCTAGTGTGGTTatcaggtgataagaagcggacACAGACTTGACACATGTCGGATGACACGAATAGTAATCAGATCTGAGTCATAGCTGGGAATTGGAAATCATTACATCTGTAAACATAACTGGTACATGCACAGTTGGGTGGGTAAGCATGAGTCCTCCTGCATCTTGTACCACTTACAGATCTGTAGCTACGCTCTTCAGTAGCGCCAATCAAATACTGACTTCTTTGTCAGTCATCATTAGCATCCCTAATTTtatcattagtttttttttttgttgcagtgACCAAGTTTAATCTAATATAGAAAATGGATGGTTGCTCCAACTAAAATAAATGGCTCAAATGGAATTTGCTTTAATATAGTGAAACTTCGATCACATCCAGTGTTATTATGTAAACATAGtagtacattataaaaaaaaaaccaataaactggCATGCAGATGGATTTGAtatgcatttatttgtttagatCCTCCATGATGAGTTATGCTGAAAAGCCAGAGGACATAACTCGAGAGGAATGGATGGAGAAGCTCAACAACGTCCACATTCAGCGAGCAGACATGAACCGGCTCATCATGAACTATCTGGTGACAGGTACGCAGGTATCTATTAGCCAGTTGTCATGCCTTTCCAATAAAGAGTAAACTGGTCGTGCTAAAGTGCATtctgaatgtttttttctgcagaGGGGTTTAAAGAGGCAGCAGAGAAATTTAAGCAGGAATCAGGCATTGAGCCAAACGTGGACCTGGATTCACTGGACGAGAGGATAAAGATCAGAGAGATGATTCTGAAAGGCCAGATTCAGGAGGCTATTGCACTTATTAACAGTCTCCATCCTGAACTGCTGGATACTAATCGCTACCTCTACTTCCATCTACAGGTAGAAGCACATACAACCACTGGAATCACCACATTTAAAGGATTAGCTGttgtacactcactcactatcttaactacttatccaattagggtcgcgggtggggtactggagcctatcccagcttttcaatgctgggcagacacacatacacacaaacacacatacacacacccattcacctatagggcaattcagtgtctccaattaacctgactgcatggttTTGGGCtgggggaggaaaccagagctcctggagaaaacccacgcagacacggggagaacatgcaaactctgcacagaaaggacctggttcgagccccgcctggggatcgaactcaggaccttcttgctgtgaggcgacagtgctagccaccgtgccacccagagCTGTTGTACATTTTTTGCAAATAAACGAATCACTGAAATGActcaaaacatttttaaaacataccttaaattattgaaattatTTGAATTAATGGCACTGTGTGAAACTATAGAATCGCACAGTGCTAGGCTCGTTACCCAGCAATTTGCATTTCTAACACACATACCAACCCAAGTCTGAAAATGCAAATCTGTCTGCAGCTAAAGGCGAGTACAAGCTTACAGACCATAACAAGCTGTTGGACTTGGCTTAttaaatacgagggatctttaaaaagtatccacacttttttatattttggttggaaactgtGAGGGTGTGAGGAGTAGTTactggctgtgcctgagagactgagagagagcttatagtcaggatttacagtgtatcacaaaagtgagtacacccctcacatttctgcaaatatttcattatatcttttcatgggacaacactatagacatgaaacttggatataacttagagtagtcagtgtacagcttgtatagcagtgtagatttactgtcttctgaaaataactcaacacacagccattaatgtctaaatagctggcaaaataagtgagtacaccccacagtgaacatgtccaaattgtgcccaaatgtgtcgttgtccctccctggtgtcatgtgtcaaggtcccaagtgtaaatggggagcagggctgttaaatttggtgttttgggtacaattctctcatactggccactggatattcaacatggcacctcatggcaaagaactctctgaggatgtgagaaatagaattgttgctctccacaaagatggcctgggctataagaagattgctaacaccctgaaactgagctacagcatggtggccaaggtcatacagcggttttccaggacaggttccactcggaacaggcttcgccagggtcgaccaaagaagttgagtccacgtgttcggcgtcatatccagaggttggctttaaaaaatagacacatgactgctgccagcattgctgcagaggctgaagacgtgggaggtcagcctgtcagtgctcagaccatacaccgcacactgcatcaactcggtctgcatggtcgtcatcccagaaggaagctcgcaaacagtttgctgaagacaagcagtccaagaacatggattactggaatgccctgtggtctgaagagaccaagataaacttgtttggctcagatggtgtccagcatgtgtggcggcgccctggtgagaagtaccaagacaactgtatcttgcctacagtcaagcatggtggtggtagcatcatggtcttgggctgcatgagtgttgctggcactggggagctgcagttcattgagggaaacatgaattccaacatgtactgtgacattctgaaacagagcatgattgtaaatgtaatacagGCTTTTACTGCCAAACCAAAGTTTGAGTAATTCAAAGTAGTCAATTTACCTACTGACATGTTTTCAGAAGTTAAAAGAAACCTGAGAAAGCTCATGTAGAGATTTAGAGAAGATACCCAATCCCTCACAAACATTAATCATGAATAAATCAAGGTTGCCAGAGATTTGGTACTGTATGAAGAACGAATGCTGTTTTCCTTGAGCAGCAGCAGCACCTGATCGAGTTGATTCGTCTGCGGGAGACGGAAGCGGCACTGGATTTCGCGCAGACGCAGCTGGCCGAACAGGGTGAGGAAAGCAGAGAGTGTTTGACCGAGATGGAGCGCACACTGGCATTACTGGCCTTCGATAATCCAGAGGAGTCTCCTTTTGGAGATCTGCTGAACATGATGCAGAGACAGAAGGTGACTAAACATTTCAGCATTAGACTAAATGACATTGTTTACTTGAATGTTAGTCAGTGTCACTACTCACATTTACCATCTGCCCGTGTACTGATCACACGTCACACCAAGGTCTCATTGGGGTCAGACttcttaaaatgtatttcattttttactactgctttatcgTGGTCAGTTCGGTTTCTCCTAAATTGCTGGGCACAATGCATTAACACACTGGGCAGGATGCCAATTCATCATGGGTCCTCTCATCCtctcccttagacatagccaatcatgtctgtatataaaCGCCCCACTAGCCAATAATATCACTGGGGACTCGAACACTGGATTCCAGGGTTAGTGGGTTCAGACAATCCATCGCTGTAGCACCAAAGCGCCCTGGGACAAGACATGCTCTCTAATAAGTCTAATGAAACTTGTGAACAGTTTGACTTTAAAGGTGGATTGGAACAAAGCCTTATTAAGAAGGAGCACACATTTTATCAATCTTTGCCTATTGAAGTTGTATAAGTAAGTCAAATGAGTGTATTATCAGTGGAATAGTTAAACACTGTTGCACATAGGCTGGTATTTGGGATGTGTGCTTTGTAAACAATGGCTAAAACCATTTTTGTGTGTCATTTTTAGTGCACAGAAAACACACTAAAGTTTATGCTAGTAAATAACTTAGGTCAACAGTAGTTAAGAATGTAAAGTAAAAAGGTACTcaagtgcactcaaaacagctGGAAGAACTGAATCAAACAATAAGCCTAACATTTAACAAATTTGGGTTGTTTATCAGAGTTTGAGATGTTTTGGTTGTAAACAGTGGGTGTGGGTGGGGTTGAAAAGCAGGTTGGTTTAGCAGTGctaccttttatttaaatgaatatcCAGATAAAATCTCTAGATCACATACTTGTGTGTTTTCAGGTATGGAGTGAAGTAAACCAAGCTGTGTTGGACTACGAGAACCGCGAGTCGACGCCCAAATTGGCAAAGCTCCTGAAACTTCTGCTCTGGGCTCAGAACGAACTGGACCAAAAGAAGGTCAAGTATCCTAAAATGACCGATCTCAGCAAGGGCACCATCGAGGATCCCAAGTAAAGAGGAACACGAGACGAGAGCTGCTCAGTGAAGACGTTCTGTGGGGAATGAGGACGATATCTTTTCTTAATTACTATTTATACTCTGACTGACTAATATTCTGTCCTGTACATTGTTTTGCTTATTGAAGAGGAGAAGTGCAAAGAGAAATGATCAGATTTTGCAGCTTGTGGTCAGAATGAAAACTCTTTTTAACACAGAcgattttatcattttattatcacTTTATTTCACTTGGTGAATTGAATTGAGTCTGGTTTGTTTTGCAGAGAATTACTGTTCTGTCTCTGCAGTCTCTGTCTCTGCATGTCGGCAAATGTTTTGCGACTGTATATTGGTGACAGGTTTGGATATGTTGCGCCATTTATACCAAGGGCGAAGTGGTCTTTTCAGGTTTTCCTAATGGACGAACCGTGTCTGAGGGTGAACGATTGTTTTCCTGATTATTTGCAGTGCAAAGGAACTGATTTTTTTATGTACCCGAGAGTGTTATGGAGGATCATCTTTATGCTTTGTGAATATTTGTTGCATggtaatgttttgttttgtactgttgcCACTTTCCTTGCAAAACTGATgtaatttatataaatgatttagtAAGATTTCAAAGCCAGATGTTTAACAGAGGTATTAAATACTTTTTTCGAAGTTTTTGAACATTTCTCTTTATTACTATACATGCAGGATATAAGATCTGGAGGTTAATTATTGTCCTCAAGTGTTGTTCAATTGCTCTCATAACCTGGAAAATACCATTTGTCTGAACAGAACACTGCAATTCCATTGCAAATTTAATTGTAATTATCATTGGTGTATTACTTTTCACTTAAGTAccaatatacagtagtgttcaaaaaaatagcagtgattttaaaaaagcgaataaagcacaatcattataataacttttatttccataaatgcaaatgcactgaaaatactacactttcaattctaaatcaaaacattaacaaaatttagccagtttgtgttcatcctttacagaaagttaagaaaaatgaatattaggctgttaaaaaatagcagtgctagcatttttctttaaaaactcaaaaaaagtatctataaactgaaaaaaatgtttgaggtttcactttactttaaattactgaactaatatttagtggcataacgattgtttccgagatctgtgttgcatggagtcgaccaacttctggcacctctgaacaggtattccagtccaggatgattacactacattccacagttcttctgcaatttggggttttgcctaaaaaaaaatgtgcttcagatatcagcccacaagttctctatgagattgaagtcaggggattgggctggtcactctattacctcaatcttgtttgtctgtaaccaagatgttttgggtcattgtcatgttaaaacacccattgtaaggacatttcttcttcgacatagggcaacatgataaTCTcaagtatttttatatatatttaaactgatccatgatccctcgtatgtgataaatagacgtaacaccatggtatgaaaaacatccccatatcatcattttgtaccaccatgctttgctgtcttcacagtgtactttggcttgaattcagtgctcgagggtcctctgacatactgtctacggccactagacccaaaaagaacaattttgctttcaccagtccacaaaatgttgagccatttctctttggaccagtcaatgtgttccttggcaaatttgaacccattcaggacacgtctttttcttaacaacgggactttgcaagaagttcttgctggtaaattggctttacttaatcatcttctgtactcactggtaacttcagatgttccttgatctttctggaggtgatcactggctgaacctttgccattttggctattctttgatccattcatacagtagttccacacttccttctgcatctttcaggtgttggttttcacttcaaggcatttgagatcattttagctgagcagccaataatttgctgcacttctctgtatgtttttttccctctacaatcaactttttaatcaaagtacgctgttcatcagaacaatgtctggaacaacccattttacccagtatttcagaaggaaatgcgctatgaccaacctgtgcaacatttgccaccctcctacattaaataagggccaaaattgacaccagttcttctgcagaatgaatgact contains the following coding sequences:
- the gid8b gene encoding glucose-induced degradation protein 8-B homolog produces the protein MMSYAEKPEDITREEWMEKLNNVHIQRADMNRLIMNYLVTEGFKEAAEKFKQESGIEPNVDLDSLDERIKIREMILKGQIQEAIALINSLHPELLDTNRYLYFHLQQQHLIELIRLRETEAALDFAQTQLAEQGEESRECLTEMERTLALLAFDNPEESPFGDLLNMMQRQKVWSEVNQAVLDYENRESTPKLAKLLKLLLWAQNELDQKKVKYPKMTDLSKGTIEDPK